The proteins below come from a single Enterobacteriaceae endosymbiont of Donacia fulgens genomic window:
- the hslV gene encoding ATP-dependent protease subunit HslV, translating to MTTIVSVRKNGNVVIGGDGQATLGHIIMKGNVKKIRKLYHDTVIAGFAGGTADAFTLFELFEQKLEVYQGNLTKSAVELAKDWRTDRILRKLEALLVIADKVTSLIITGSGDVIQPENNIVTIGSGGPYAQASARALFENTNLNAYEIVKKSLKIAGDICIYTNHNFTIEKLPCK from the coding sequence GTGACAACAATAGTTAGTGTAAGGAAAAATGGGAATGTAGTTATTGGTGGTGATGGACAAGCAACTCTTGGTCACATTATAATGAAAGGAAATGTCAAAAAAATTCGTAAATTATATCATGATACAGTTATTGCAGGTTTTGCTGGTGGTACTGCAGATGCTTTTACTCTTTTCGAATTATTTGAACAAAAATTAGAAGTATATCAAGGAAATTTAACTAAATCAGCAGTTGAATTAGCTAAAGATTGGAGAACTGATCGTATTTTACGTAAATTAGAAGCTTTATTAGTAATTGCAGATAAAGTTACTTCTTTAATAATTACAGGTAGTGGAGATGTTATCCAACCTGAAAATAATATAGTAACTATTGGTTCTGGTGGACCATATGCACAAGCATCAGCTCGTGCTTTATTTGAAAATACTAATTTAAATGCATATGAAATAGTAAAAAAATCTTTAAAAATAGCAGGAGATATTTGTATATATACAAATCATAATTTTACTATTGAAAAATTACCATGTAAATAA
- the hisF gene encoding imidazole glycerol phosphate synthase subunit HisF translates to MLAKRIIPCLDVYNNVVVKGKQFKNHKVIGDILSLASKYDKDGADELVFYDITASIDNRLVDKKWISKIAKIISIPICIAGGIKSIDDAAKILHSGAEKISINTPALNNPSLITKLSKYFGKQCIVVGIDSWYNKKDKKYYVYKYTGNKKNIKITNWETIEWVKKVQKLGAGEIVLNMMNQDGLCSGYDIVQLKQIRKICQIPLIASGGAGSFNNFYDVFHKKVNVDGALAASVFHKNIININILKKFLHKKNIEVRIC, encoded by the coding sequence ATGTTGGCAAAAAGAATAATACCCTGTTTAGATGTTTATAATAATGTAGTAGTAAAAGGAAAACAATTTAAAAATCATAAAGTTATAGGAGATATTTTGTCTTTAGCTAGTAAATATGATAAGGATGGAGCTGATGAATTAGTATTTTATGATATTACAGCATCTATTGATAATCGATTAGTAGATAAAAAATGGATATCAAAAATTGCAAAAATAATTAGTATACCTATTTGTATAGCAGGAGGTATAAAATCTATAGATGATGCTGCAAAAATATTACATTCAGGAGCTGAAAAAATATCAATAAATACTCCTGCATTAAATAACCCTTCTTTAATTACAAAATTATCTAAATATTTTGGTAAACAATGTATTGTTGTTGGAATAGATTCTTGGTATAACAAAAAAGATAAAAAATATTATGTATATAAATATACTGGTAATAAAAAAAATATAAAAATAACTAATTGGGAAACAATTGAATGGGTAAAAAAAGTACAAAAATTAGGAGCAGGAGAAATAGTATTAAATATGATGAATCAAGATGGATTATGTTCAGGATATGATATAGTACAGTTAAAACAAATAAGAAAAATTTGTCAAATTCCTTTAATTGCTTCTGGTGGAGCAGGTTCTTTTAATAATTTTTATGATGTTTTTCATAAAAAAGTAAATGTTGATGGTGCTTTAGCTGCATCAGTATTTCATAAAAATATAATTAATATTAATATTTTAAAAAAATTTTTACATAAAAAAAATATTGAGGTTAGAATATGTTAA
- the hisB gene encoding bifunctional histidinol-phosphatase/imidazoleglycerol-phosphate dehydratase HisB, translating into MLKKILFIDRDGTLISEPKKNYQVDNINKLFFEKNVIIALSKLKKFSYLFVIITNQDGLGSKSFSYESFNIPHNFMINIFKSQGIEFENIFICPHYSYDNCICRKPNTTLLKKYLNNNLDNINSYVIGDRLTDMQLAKNIGVNGILYNQKTCNWLDILTKLTPLKRYATIKRITKETIIYVELFLDKKGKNNINTGINFLNHMLEQIAIHGGFILNIYSKGDLYIDDHHTIEDIAISLGKTFSKAIGNKKGINRFGFLLPMDESLAQCSIDLSGRPYLQYYVKFKYQKIGDLSTEMIKHFFYSLSYSMSCNIYLKVTGENDHHKIESLFKAFGCSLKQAIKIVNNTTIPSSKGVLI; encoded by the coding sequence ATGCTAAAAAAAATACTTTTTATAGATAGAGATGGTACTTTAATATCTGAACCTAAAAAAAATTATCAAGTTGATAATATTAATAAATTATTTTTTGAAAAAAATGTTATTATTGCATTATCAAAATTAAAAAAATTTTCTTATTTATTTGTAATAATTACAAACCAAGATGGTTTGGGTAGTAAAAGTTTTTCTTATGAATCTTTTAATATTCCTCATAATTTTATGATTAATATTTTTAAATCTCAAGGTATTGAATTTGAAAACATTTTCATCTGTCCTCACTATTCTTATGATAATTGTATATGTAGAAAACCGAATACAACATTATTAAAAAAATATTTAAATAATAATTTAGATAATATAAATAGTTATGTTATAGGTGATCGTTTAACTGATATGCAATTAGCAAAAAATATTGGAGTTAATGGTATTTTATATAATCAAAAAACATGTAATTGGCTAGATATTTTAACTAAATTAACACCATTAAAAAGATATGCTACAATAAAAAGAATAACAAAAGAAACAATAATATATGTTGAATTATTTTTAGATAAAAAGGGTAAAAATAATATTAATACTGGAATTAATTTTTTAAATCATATGTTAGAACAAATAGCAATACATGGAGGTTTTATTTTAAATATTTACAGTAAAGGAGATTTATACATTGATGATCACCATACAATAGAAGATATTGCAATATCATTAGGAAAAACTTTTTCAAAAGCTATTGGTAATAAAAAAGGAATTAATAGATTTGGATTTTTATTACCCATGGATGAATCATTAGCTCAATGTTCAATTGATTTATCAGGAAGACCATATTTACAATATTATGTAAAATTTAAATATCAAAAAATTGGTGATTTAAGTACAGAAATGATTAAACATTTTTTTTATTCTTTATCATATTCTATGTCATGTAATATATACTTAAAAGTTACAGGAGAAAATGATCATCATAAAATTGAAAGCTTATTTAAAGCTTTTGGATGTTCTTTAAAACAAGCTATTAAAATAGTAAATAATACTACTATTCCTAGTTCAAAAGGAGTTTTAATTTGA
- the hisD gene encoding histidinol dehydrogenase translates to MNILNNLIYWHNYNKEQKKKILSRPIFLIDKKIKNDVTNILEKVKNKGDSALKKYNFLFDKININTLKIDKKKIYNSKFYIDKDIKNAIINAYNNIYKFHKYQILKKKKIETISGVFCYQIYRPISKIGLYVPGGTSSLFSTVLMLGIPAKLALCPNIILCSPAPISNEILFASYLCNIENIFQVGGAQAIAAMAYGTESINKVDKIFGPGNFFVTEAKRQVSNQNKSDKNISIDMPAGPSELMILADKSANYNFIVADLLSQAEHGIDSQVFLITIEEKIAKLVKKELSKQLEKLPKKNIAKKSLNNSFIIIVNNIEECIKIVNEYAPEHLIIQCNNYDKILSKIINAGSIFLGHWSPESVGDYASGTNHVLPTYGYASTYSCLGIYDFQKRISVQKLTKQGLLNISDTVEIMAKKENLFGHSNSITERKKYIYKNYFDQKKNKTSNNIYKIVRKNLLNFNPYKSARFLYKNNTNNLIALNANESPITSIFSLNKKIFNRYPEPQSKELISLYSKYVNLNTKNILITRGADEGIDLIMRTFCNKKNDKILFCPPTYDMYRVTAEILDIKYIMINSNNNWDLDLNKIKQNLDNVKIIFICNPNNPTGNYIDKNNIIKLLELTKNKIIIVIDEAYIEFCIDQTLTNFINKYNNLIILRTLSKAFSLAGLRCGFILTNKYIIDILVKVIAPYPIPEPVIDIAIQSLNLKNLIIMKNNVKTIINNKKWLIKNLNNCSCIKNIFNSSTNFILIKFHDSKIIFKELIKRKIIVRNQNHEKKLNNCLRITIGTFIECKKLFFEIQQLSL, encoded by the coding sequence ATGAATATTTTAAATAATTTAATTTATTGGCATAATTATAATAAAGAACAAAAAAAAAAAATATTATCTAGACCAATATTTTTAATAGATAAAAAAATTAAAAATGATGTAACAAATATTTTAGAGAAAGTTAAAAATAAAGGAGATAGTGCATTAAAAAAATATAATTTTTTATTTGATAAAATAAATATTAATACTCTAAAAATAGATAAAAAAAAAATATATAATTCAAAATTTTATATAGATAAAGACATTAAAAATGCAATAATTAATGCATATAATAATATATATAAATTTCATAAATATCAAATTTTAAAAAAAAAAAAAATTGAAACTATATCTGGAGTATTTTGTTACCAAATTTATCGTCCCATATCAAAAATAGGATTATATGTACCAGGAGGTACATCTTCATTATTTTCTACTGTATTAATGCTAGGTATTCCAGCTAAATTAGCATTATGTCCTAATATTATATTATGTTCTCCAGCACCAATATCTAATGAAATTTTATTTGCTTCATATTTATGTAATATAGAAAATATTTTTCAGGTAGGTGGAGCTCAAGCTATAGCAGCAATGGCTTATGGGACAGAATCTATTAATAAGGTAGATAAAATTTTTGGACCAGGAAATTTTTTTGTTACAGAAGCTAAAAGACAAGTAAGTAATCAAAATAAATCTGATAAAAATATATCTATTGATATGCCAGCAGGCCCATCAGAATTAATGATTTTAGCTGATAAATCTGCAAATTACAATTTTATTGTAGCTGATTTATTATCTCAAGCAGAACATGGAATAGATTCACAAGTATTTTTAATTACTATTGAAGAAAAAATAGCTAAATTAGTTAAAAAAGAACTTTCTAAACAATTAGAAAAATTACCTAAAAAAAATATAGCAAAAAAGTCTCTTAATAATAGTTTTATTATTATAGTTAATAATATTGAAGAATGTATAAAAATAGTAAATGAATATGCTCCGGAACATCTTATTATCCAATGTAATAATTATGACAAAATTTTATCTAAAATTATTAATGCAGGATCAATTTTTTTAGGTCATTGGTCTCCTGAATCAGTAGGAGATTATGCTTCAGGAACTAATCATGTTTTACCTACTTATGGTTATGCGTCAACATATTCATGTTTAGGAATTTATGATTTTCAAAAAAGAATATCTGTTCAAAAATTAACAAAACAAGGATTATTAAATATTTCCGATACAGTAGAAATTATGGCAAAAAAAGAAAACTTATTCGGTCATAGTAATTCTATTACAGAAAGAAAAAAATATATTTATAAAAATTATTTTGATCAAAAAAAAAATAAAACAAGTAATAATATTTATAAAATAGTTAGAAAAAATCTTCTTAATTTTAATCCATATAAATCTGCAAGATTTTTATATAAAAATAATACTAATAATTTAATAGCATTAAATGCAAATGAATCTCCTATTACTTCTATTTTTTCTTTAAATAAAAAAATATTTAATAGATATCCAGAACCACAATCAAAAGAATTAATTAGTTTATATAGTAAATATGTAAATTTAAATACAAAAAATATTTTAATTACAAGAGGGGCAGATGAGGGTATTGATTTAATAATGCGTACATTTTGTAATAAAAAAAATGATAAAATACTATTTTGCCCACCAACATACGATATGTATCGTGTTACTGCTGAAATATTAGATATAAAATATATCATGATTAATAGTAATAATAATTGGGATTTAGATTTAAATAAAATTAAACAAAATCTTGATAATGTTAAAATTATTTTTATTTGTAATCCTAATAATCCAACTGGTAATTATATCGATAAAAATAATATAATAAAATTATTAGAATTAACAAAAAATAAAATAATTATTGTTATTGATGAAGCATATATTGAATTTTGTATAGATCAAACTTTAACTAATTTTATAAACAAATATAATAATTTAATTATATTAAGAACTTTATCAAAAGCATTTTCATTAGCAGGGTTACGTTGTGGATTTATTTTAACAAATAAATATATTATTGATATATTAGTTAAAGTTATTGCTCCTTATCCAATACCTGAACCTGTTATAGATATTGCAATACAATCTTTAAATTTAAAAAATTTAATTATTATGAAAAATAATGTAAAAACAATAATTAATAATAAAAAATGGTTAATAAAAAATCTTAATAATTGTAGTTGTATAAAAAATATATTTAATAGTTCAACTAATTTTATTTTAATAAAATTTCATGATTCTAAAATCATATTTAAAGAATTAATTAAAAGAAAAATTATTGTAAGAAATCAAAATCATGAAAAAAAATTAAATAATTGTTTAAGAATTACTATAGGAACATTTATTGAATGTAAAAAATTATTTTTTGAAATACAACAATTATCTCTTTAA
- the rnhA gene encoding ribonuclease HI translates to MYKNINIFTDGSCIYNPGPGGCAAILQYHKYEKVLTKGFFFTTNNRMELMASIIALESLKENCNIYLFTDSNYLKQGITIWLYNWKKYNWIRNNKKIVKNIDLWKRLELSLSKHNICWKWIKGHSYNKMNNKCDKLARISAKNPLNQDLGYIKKINN, encoded by the coding sequence ATGTATAAAAATATAAATATTTTTACTGATGGTTCTTGTATATATAATCCTGGTCCTGGAGGTTGTGCTGCTATATTACAATATCATAAATATGAAAAAGTTTTAACTAAAGGTTTTTTTTTTACAACTAATAATAGAATGGAATTAATGGCTTCTATTATTGCATTAGAATCTTTAAAAGAAAATTGTAATATTTATTTATTTACTGATAGTAATTATTTAAAACAAGGAATTACAATATGGTTGTATAATTGGAAAAAATATAATTGGATACGTAATAATAAAAAAATAGTAAAAAATATTGATTTATGGAAAAGATTAGAATTATCTTTATCTAAACATAATATTTGTTGGAAATGGATAAAAGGTCATTCATATAATAAAATGAATAATAAATGTGATAAATTAGCTCGTATTTCAGCAAAAAATCCTTTAAATCAAGATTTAGGATATATAAAAAAAATAAATAATTAA
- the hisIE gene encoding bifunctional phosphoribosyl-AMP cyclohydrolase/phosphoribosyl-ATP diphosphatase HisIE: MLKQNILNTLNWTKINGLIPVIIQHKISGQILMHAYMNQKALQITLKTKKVTFFSRTKNKLWTKGETTGNFLYAKKITTDCDKDTLLILVKSVNKTCHLNEYSCFKNTISDFTFLYLLENILNKKKSSIEPSYTYKLYQSGLKRITQKVGEEAIETIIAANDNNKKETMQEAADLIYHLIVLLKIKNINLYDIIKILRKRNS, translated from the coding sequence ATGTTAAAACAAAATATTTTAAATACTTTAAATTGGACTAAAATAAATGGATTAATTCCTGTTATTATACAACATAAAATTTCAGGTCAAATTCTTATGCATGCATATATGAATCAAAAAGCTCTTCAAATAACATTAAAAACTAAAAAAGTTACATTTTTTTCCAGAACTAAAAATAAGTTATGGACAAAAGGAGAAACAACAGGTAATTTTTTATATGCAAAAAAAATTACTACAGATTGTGACAAAGATACATTACTTATTTTAGTAAAATCCGTAAATAAAACATGTCATTTAAATGAATATAGCTGTTTTAAAAATACTATATCAGATTTTACTTTTTTATATTTACTAGAAAATATTTTAAATAAAAAAAAAAGTTCCATAGAACCTTCATATACCTACAAATTATATCAAAGTGGATTAAAGAGAATTACACAAAAAGTAGGAGAAGAAGCTATAGAAACTATTATAGCTGCAAATGATAATAACAAAAAAGAAACTATGCAAGAAGCAGCCGATCTAATTTATCATTTAATAGTTTTATTAAAAATAAAAAATATTAACTTATATGATATTATTAAAATTTTAAGAAAAAGAAATTCTTAA
- the tsaB gene encoding tRNA (adenosine(37)-N6)-threonylcarbamoyltransferase complex dimerization subunit type 1 TsaB translates to MYKNILTIDTSTKYCLVILKNNGIIYKKIQFCPFLHIKYILFLINSILNETNVLLSEINLLGYNLGPGNFTSIRIGIATIESISYALNIPKIGISHLMILAEKSWKITGINQIITIIKCNKEFLYFSLYKRTKKGLWIGKNNECLLKYNDVINKILLLKGIWALISDINKYLKYNMKLILNKNLKISFIKNQISSSEEIINIINNMLLNKKKIKNNYVINYIKNTF, encoded by the coding sequence ATGTATAAAAATATTTTAACTATTGATACATCTACAAAATATTGTTTAGTAATTTTAAAAAATAATGGAATTATTTATAAAAAAATTCAATTTTGTCCTTTTTTACATATTAAATATATATTATTTTTAATTAATAGTATTTTAAATGAAACTAATGTATTATTATCTGAAATAAATTTATTAGGATATAATTTAGGACCAGGTAATTTTACAAGTATAAGAATAGGGATAGCAACAATAGAAAGTATTTCTTATGCTTTAAATATTCCTAAAATAGGAATATCACATTTAATGATTTTAGCAGAAAAATCTTGGAAAATAACAGGGATTAATCAAATAATAACTATTATAAAATGTAATAAAGAATTTTTATATTTTTCTTTATATAAAAGAACTAAAAAAGGTTTATGGATTGGTAAAAATAATGAATGTTTATTAAAATATAATGATGTTATAAATAAAATTTTATTATTAAAAGGAATATGGGCATTAATTTCAGATATAAATAAATATTTAAAATATAATATGAAATTAATATTAAATAAAAATTTAAAAATATCTTTTATTAAAAATCAAATTTCTTCTTCAGAAGAAATTATTAATATTATTAATAATATGTTATTAAATAAAAAAAAAATTAAAAACAATTACGTTATTAATTATATTAAAAATACATTTTAA
- the hslU gene encoding HslU--HslV peptidase ATPase subunit, with the protein MSEMTPKKIVKELDKFIIGQESAKKAVAIALRNRWRRMQLDENLRQEVTPKNILMIGPTGVGKTEIARRLAKLANAPFIKVEATKFTEIGYVGKEVDSIIRDLTDVAIKMIRIQAFNKNCYRAKEMAEERILNVLISNKSNWNKDDNIESIRQKLKIQLKNGLLDNQEIEINVASTPMGIEIMAPPGMEEMTSQLQSLFQNLGGNKQKKRKLKVKDAIKLLIEEEAGKLINNEDIKQKAIEAVEQNGIVFLDEIDKICRRSNNVSSDISREGVQRDLLPLVEGCTVSTKHGMVKTDHILFIASGSFQISKPSDLIPELQGRLPIRVELKALTSNDFKRILIEPDTSITIQYKALLETEKVNIIFTEDGIKKIAESAWKVNETTENIGARRLHTVLEHLMSDISYNANEYYNKSIIIDKNYVSKHLDTLIINEDISRYIL; encoded by the coding sequence ATGTCTGAGATGACCCCAAAAAAAATTGTTAAAGAATTAGATAAATTTATTATTGGACAAGAAAGTGCAAAAAAAGCTGTTGCTATAGCATTAAGAAATCGTTGGCGTCGCATGCAACTAGATGAAAATTTAAGACAAGAAGTTACTCCAAAAAATATATTAATGATTGGACCTACAGGGGTAGGAAAAACAGAAATTGCACGTAGATTAGCTAAATTAGCTAATGCACCTTTTATAAAGGTAGAAGCTACTAAGTTTACTGAAATTGGTTATGTTGGAAAAGAAGTAGATTCTATTATTCGTGATTTAACAGATGTAGCTATAAAAATGATAAGAATACAAGCATTTAATAAAAATTGTTATAGAGCAAAAGAAATGGCAGAAGAAAGAATTTTAAATGTTTTAATTTCTAATAAAAGTAATTGGAATAAAGATGATAATATTGAATCTATAAGACAAAAATTAAAAATTCAACTTAAAAATGGATTATTAGATAATCAAGAAATTGAAATTAATGTAGCTAGCACCCCTATGGGTATTGAAATTATGGCTCCTCCAGGTATGGAAGAAATGACTAGTCAATTACAATCATTATTTCAAAATTTAGGAGGTAATAAACAAAAAAAACGTAAATTAAAAGTTAAAGATGCTATTAAATTATTAATAGAAGAAGAGGCTGGTAAATTAATTAATAATGAAGATATTAAACAAAAAGCTATAGAAGCAGTAGAACAAAATGGGATTGTATTTTTAGATGAAATCGATAAAATTTGTAGAAGAAGTAATAATGTATCTTCAGATATTTCTAGAGAAGGAGTGCAAAGAGATTTATTACCTTTAGTAGAAGGATGTACAGTATCAACAAAACATGGGATGGTTAAAACAGATCATATTTTATTTATTGCTTCAGGATCATTTCAAATATCTAAACCTTCTGATTTAATTCCAGAATTACAAGGTAGATTACCTATTAGAGTAGAGTTAAAAGCATTAACTAGTAATGATTTTAAAAGAATTCTTATAGAACCAGATACATCTATAACAATACAGTATAAAGCGTTATTAGAAACTGAAAAAGTTAATATCATTTTTACTGAAGATGGTATAAAAAAAATTGCAGAATCTGCATGGAAAGTAAATGAAACAACAGAAAATATAGGAGCTAGAAGATTACATACTGTTTTAGAACATTTAATGTCTGATATTTCTTATAATGCTAATGAATACTATAATAAATCTATTATTATAGATAAAAATTATGTCAGTAAACACCTAGATACATTAATAATTAATGAAGATATTAGCAGATATATTTTATAA
- a CDS encoding 1-(5-phosphoribosyl)-5-[(5-phosphoribosylamino)methylideneamino] imidazole-4-carboxamide isomerase: protein MIIPAIDLIKGQVVRLHQGKFNLKRKYLYEPLFYIKKYIKQGAQKIHIIDLDGAKNPHKKQIILLKNIFKYNLPPIQLGGGIRCKKDIDLIFNLIPKIQIILGSSIIKNFKNVQKWFKLYNPNSIILALDIKINKKNEKIVFINGWQDKSNVIFENIIEKFLDLGLKHVLCTDISRDGTFLGPNINLYTEIVQKYPQIFFQASGGISSLQDIINLKKSGVKHIIIGRAFLEKKFTIQEANLCWQKE, encoded by the coding sequence ATGATTATCCCAGCAATTGATTTAATAAAAGGACAAGTAGTTAGATTACATCAAGGAAAATTTAATTTAAAACGTAAATATTTATATGAACCTTTATTTTATATAAAAAAATATATAAAACAAGGAGCTCAAAAAATTCATATTATAGATTTAGATGGAGCAAAAAATCCCCATAAAAAACAAATAATTTTATTAAAAAATATTTTTAAATATAATTTACCTCCTATACAATTAGGAGGAGGAATTAGATGTAAAAAAGATATAGATTTAATTTTTAATTTAATACCTAAAATACAAATTATATTAGGATCTTCTATTATTAAAAATTTTAAAAATGTACAAAAATGGTTTAAATTATATAATCCAAATTCTATAATTTTAGCATTAGATATTAAAATTAATAAAAAAAATGAAAAAATTGTTTTTATTAATGGATGGCAAGATAAAAGTAACGTAATTTTTGAAAATATTATTGAAAAATTTTTAGATTTAGGATTAAAACATGTCTTATGTACCGATATTTCTAGAGATGGAACTTTTTTAGGACCAAATATAAATTTATATACTGAAATAGTTCAAAAATATCCCCAAATTTTTTTTCAAGCATCAGGAGGTATTTCATCATTACAAGATATTATTAATTTAAAAAAAAGTGGAGTAAAACATATAATTATAGGAAGAGCTTTTTTAGAAAAAAAATTTACTATTCAAGAGGCTAATTTATGTTGGCAAAAAGAATAA
- the hisG gene encoding ATP phosphoribosyltransferase: MPDNNRLRIAMQKSGRLSNESSKLLKNCGLKINLQQQKLIAFAENMPIDILRVRDDDIPGLIMEGVVDLGIIGQNVLEEEVLARLARGDNANYLTLRKLNFGICRLSISIPINKNYTGLQSLQNACIATSYPNLLKKYLDKHHITFKSCMLNGSVELAPRLGLSNAICDLVSTGATLEAHGIKEVEIIYISQACLIQRYDKITNFKQQLVNKLLARIKGVIQARESKYIILNVPNKKLKKVMSLLSYVKNTTILPLIGNTKNVVIHMVCSETLFWEKMEKLKLLGAHSILVLPIEKIME; this comes from the coding sequence ATGCCGGATAACAATCGTTTACGCATAGCTATGCAAAAATCTGGTCGTTTAAGTAATGAATCTAGTAAACTATTAAAAAATTGTGGTCTTAAAATTAATTTACAACAACAAAAGTTAATAGCTTTTGCAGAAAATATGCCGATTGATATCTTAAGAGTACGTGATGATGATATTCCTGGATTAATTATGGAAGGTGTTGTTGATTTAGGTATTATTGGACAAAATGTTTTAGAAGAAGAAGTTTTAGCTAGGTTAGCAAGAGGAGATAATGCAAATTATTTAACATTACGTAAATTAAACTTTGGTATATGTAGATTATCTATATCAATACCTATTAACAAAAATTATACAGGATTACAATCTTTACAAAATGCTTGTATTGCAACTTCTTATCCTAATTTATTAAAAAAATATCTTGATAAACATCATATTACATTTAAATCTTGTATGTTAAATGGATCAGTAGAATTAGCACCTAGATTAGGTTTATCTAATGCTATTTGTGATTTAGTTTCAACAGGGGCTACCTTAGAAGCACATGGAATTAAAGAAGTAGAAATTATATATATTTCACAAGCATGTTTAATACAACGTTATGATAAAATAACAAATTTTAAACAACAATTAGTAAATAAATTGTTAGCAAGAATTAAAGGAGTTATTCAAGCAAGAGAATCTAAATATATAATTTTGAATGTTCCTAATAAGAAATTGAAAAAAGTAATGTCATTATTATCATATGTTAAAAATACGACTATTTTACCATTAATAGGAAATACTAAAAATGTAGTTATACATATGGTATGTAGTGAAACACTATTTTGGGAAAAAATGGAGAAATTAAAATTATTAGGTGCACATTCTATTTTAGTTTTACCTATTGAAAAAATAATGGAGTAA
- the hisH gene encoding imidazole glycerol phosphate synthase subunit HisH, producing the protein MKIVILDTSCGNFYSLQSTIKKIGFSSKITNKKDLILNADKIFLPGVGSANSIIKKLKNDNLIKLIQNCKKDILGICLGMQILGEYSEENEGISTLGILNYSVNLMNNRDKPIPHMGWNKVHNIISSPLFHNINQNSYFYFSHSYNVNINNYTIATTNYEKEFSSVVKKENFFGVQFHPERSGINGIQLIKNFLNI; encoded by the coding sequence TTGAAAATTGTTATTTTAGATACATCTTGTGGTAATTTTTACTCTTTACAATCTACTATAAAAAAAATAGGATTTAGTTCAAAAATTACAAATAAAAAAGATTTAATTCTAAATGCTGATAAAATTTTTTTACCAGGTGTTGGTTCTGCTAATTCTATAATAAAAAAATTAAAAAACGATAATTTAATAAAATTAATTCAAAACTGTAAAAAAGATATTTTAGGTATATGTTTAGGTATGCAAATCTTAGGAGAATATAGTGAAGAAAATGAAGGAATTTCTACATTAGGAATTTTAAATTATTCTGTAAATTTAATGAATAATAGAGATAAACCTATCCCACATATGGGATGGAATAAAGTACATAATATAATATCATCACCATTATTTCATAATATTAATCAAAATTCTTATTTTTATTTTTCACATAGTTATAATGTTAATATTAATAATTATACAATAGCTACTACTAATTATGAAAAAGAATTTAGTTCTGTTGTTAAAAAAGAAAATTTTTTTGGAGTTCAGTTTCATCCAGAAAGATCAGGAATTAATGGTATTCAATTAATTAAAAATTTTTTAAATATATAA